A window of Eubacterium sp. 1001713B170207_170306_E7 contains these coding sequences:
- a CDS encoding sugar ABC transporter permease, translating into MKNFLKLPAQVYTLAPDIERAEERIRPRPKFRFNYKPWLFLLPALVLIAFWLYRPLAETVYYAFHSWGMVPGTAPRFVGLSNFTKLLTSKDFFTSIGNTVFYIVGLLPFSVIIPLFLASATNDLPSKAKNFYRALFFIPMIMAPVATATIWRWLLNPSSGLINQIIVGLGISGTNISFFLTEGVARMTILLITGWKMIGFSTLMFSAALTGINRDYFEAARLDGASKLRQFTTITLPLISPTVIFMLMMSILFASQWTFAYIDLLTQGGPYGTTTNIYYEMYKYGFSSLNVGMSSASAVIFFIIFGIIALMLNRLSSRFVFYDN; encoded by the coding sequence ATGAAAAATTTTTTAAAGCTTCCGGCCCAGGTTTATACCCTGGCGCCGGATATTGAAAGGGCAGAAGAGCGGATCAGGCCGAGACCAAAATTCAGGTTTAACTATAAACCCTGGCTGTTTCTGCTGCCCGCCCTTGTGCTCATTGCCTTCTGGCTTTACAGGCCTCTGGCGGAAACGGTCTACTATGCTTTTCACAGCTGGGGCATGGTGCCGGGAACAGCGCCGCGGTTTGTAGGCCTGTCCAATTTTACCAAGCTGCTCACCAGCAAGGATTTTTTCACCTCCATTGGCAACACGGTGTTTTATATTGTGGGGCTGCTGCCCTTCTCGGTGATTATCCCGCTGTTCCTGGCGTCGGCCACCAATGATCTGCCATCAAAGGCCAAGAATTTTTACCGCGCCCTGTTTTTTATTCCCATGATTATGGCGCCGGTTGCCACAGCGACCATCTGGCGCTGGCTGTTGAACCCGAGCAGCGGACTCATCAATCAGATTATTGTGGGGCTGGGCATCAGCGGTACGAACATTTCCTTCTTTCTGACAGAAGGTGTGGCGCGCATGACGATTCTGCTCATTACAGGCTGGAAGATGATCGGCTTCAGCACCCTGATGTTTTCAGCGGCGCTGACAGGCATTAACCGGGATTACTTTGAGGCGGCCCGCCTCGACGGGGCCTCCAAGCTGCGCCAGTTTACGACCATCACCCTGCCGCTGATCTCACCCACTGTGATTTTTATGCTGATGATGAGCATTCTCTTTGCCAGCCAGTGGACCTTTGCCTATATCGACCTGCTGACCCAGGGAGGGCCTTATGGCACCACCACCAATATTTATTACGAGATGTACAAGTATGGTTTTTCTTCCCTGAACGTGGGCATGAGCTCAGCCTCTGCGGTGATTTTCTTTATTATTTTCGGGATCATTGCTCTAATGTTAAACCGGCTCTCGTCCAGATTTGTATTTTATGATAATTAG
- a CDS encoding HAMP domain-containing sensor histidine kinase, producing MLGIIVILTIAVVVLTVRTGVMRREIRSISRQLEGLSAGRTEKKISLTLVDNRLNELAAQINENLELQKQLRIDTRKNEQRLRDSIAGVSHDLRTPLTAIIGYIQMLERSGLKGEQQEKAAVILKKANAMRELVESFFELSVMESNQTKFAEEPVNFTNIVSEAVVDFIPRFEAAALRPDIRLGHRSLYVVGDGTALRRIVQNLLSNALKYTVGSMTVTLEEEYGTAILTVANGVKPDTPPDMERLFERFYTADDSRNDGSTGLGLYIVKLLAEKMRGTADACLEQNILSIRVSFPEDQKRQA from the coding sequence ATGTTGGGAATCATTGTGATTTTGACCATAGCGGTAGTGGTATTAACGGTTCGGACAGGGGTTATGCGGCGGGAGATAAGGAGCATAAGCCGCCAGCTGGAAGGTTTATCGGCCGGGCGGACTGAAAAGAAAATCAGTCTCACATTAGTGGATAACAGGTTAAATGAGCTGGCCGCTCAGATCAATGAGAATCTTGAGCTTCAGAAGCAGCTGCGCATTGACACGCGCAAAAACGAGCAGCGGCTTCGAGATTCCATCGCGGGTGTTTCCCATGACCTGAGGACCCCGCTGACAGCGATCATCGGCTATATTCAGATGCTTGAGCGCAGTGGCTTGAAGGGGGAACAGCAGGAGAAGGCAGCGGTGATTTTGAAAAAGGCCAATGCCATGCGGGAGCTGGTAGAAAGCTTTTTTGAGCTTTCCGTCATGGAATCAAACCAGACGAAATTCGCGGAGGAACCCGTTAATTTTACCAATATTGTCTCAGAAGCGGTGGTGGATTTTATTCCGAGATTTGAGGCGGCCGCCCTCAGACCGGATATCCGGCTCGGGCATAGAAGTCTGTATGTGGTGGGGGATGGTACAGCGCTTCGGCGTATTGTCCAGAATCTTTTGTCCAACGCGCTGAAATACACAGTGGGAAGCATGACCGTCACCCTTGAGGAAGAATATGGGACAGCCATTCTGACCGTCGCCAACGGAGTAAAACCAGATACCCCGCCCGACATGGAACGGCTGTTTGAGCGTTTTTACACAGCGGATGATTCCAGAAATGACGGGAGCACCGGACTGGGGCTTTATATTGTAAAATTATTGGCGGAAAAAATGCGGGGCACAGCGGACGCCTGCCTTGAGCAGAATATACTGTCGATTCGTGTTTCATTTCCGGAGGATCAAAAAAGACAGGCTTGA
- a CDS encoding ABC transporter permease: MFALIKMEFYQLIRNKLFYLMAGVSVVFGALMCSGYIGDTSPFGTAMADGLSVFGGMVYDSTMWLIVTGAMSALMLGQSAGDKTLGLAIAAGHSRASVYFCKALVFLLTVNVVMFLYPFAGLVVTGLMHGFDKGVVTEPFAGYLLRVTGMVFLANCAVFSVSILLMAIFQDAAKTTACATLMIILEAFGMVFFLSRNLAPLWLPPYMARAAVLTPLETSQVILILMLSLGFMALLLGAGYCVFRKREIK, translated from the coding sequence ATGTTTGCTTTAATCAAAATGGAGTTTTATCAGCTTATCCGTAACAAACTGTTTTATCTGATGGCGGGAGTCAGTGTTGTTTTCGGCGCACTGATGTGCTCGGGGTACATAGGAGATACGAGTCCCTTTGGCACAGCGATGGCCGATGGATTATCTGTCTTTGGGGGAATGGTCTACGATTCTACCATGTGGCTCATTGTCACTGGGGCCATGAGTGCTCTGATGCTCGGACAGAGCGCCGGGGACAAAACGCTGGGGCTTGCCATAGCCGCGGGACACAGCCGCGCTTCGGTTTATTTCTGTAAAGCGCTGGTATTTTTGCTGACTGTCAATGTGGTAATGTTTCTTTACCCTTTCGCTGGACTCGTTGTCACCGGTCTGATGCATGGGTTCGACAAAGGCGTGGTTACAGAGCCCTTTGCCGGATATCTCCTCAGAGTCACGGGGATGGTATTTTTGGCAAACTGCGCGGTTTTCAGCGTTTCCATCCTGTTGATGGCCATCTTTCAGGATGCGGCCAAGACGACGGCCTGTGCGACGCTGATGATTATTTTGGAGGCCTTTGGAATGGTATTTTTCCTGTCAAGAAACCTGGCGCCGCTGTGGCTGCCGCCTTATATGGCCAGAGCAGCGGTGCTTACGCCTCTGGAAACATCTCAGGTTATCCTGATCTTGATGCTGTCACTGGGCTTTATGGCTTTGCTTTTGGGCGCAGGGTATTGCGTGTTCAGAAAGAGAGAGATAAAATAA
- a CDS encoding ABC transporter substrate-binding protein, with product MNKFVKGILGVVLSAAVAGTTLAGCGSTGAGGNGSASGINASAGNLDPNNPTEITFYSYSLGYPTMKSGMEHLISSFNETVGKEKGVVVKGVVDNNMSQNSADIAAGMEVDIVQHAFGMLDASRLNLGFKSYEELFPADELAEHTGQMIPNALELGKIDGQMYGLAFTFSTPILYINKGLFEQAGLDTTNLPKTWDDVYKAAVQIKEKTGKDGFGLAPDNGWISEGLIFSNGGEVLSSDKTEAKFDSPEAVEAYEMWNKLYSSGAAVKGSDKDVMDAFMAGNVAINLQSTSLLSGYQSAAKAGGWELLGAEMPQFGGKASVPVNSGSCLAVRSDDPTKSAAEWEFIKYATGKDGYTIITSEIGYLPLRMDITEDPAYLKDFVDANPIVKTNLKQLERIKPVTIWPGTGAKEEYQVFLDATVKSITEGNVQSVLSDAAKQMNDLLKNN from the coding sequence ATGAATAAATTTGTTAAAGGAATTTTAGGGGTTGTTTTATCCGCGGCGGTTGCGGGAACGACCCTGGCGGGCTGCGGCAGTACCGGAGCCGGAGGCAACGGGAGCGCCTCCGGCATCAATGCGTCGGCTGGAAACCTTGACCCCAATAATCCCACCGAGATCACCTTTTATTCCTACAGCCTGGGTTACCCAACCATGAAATCCGGCATGGAGCATCTGATCAGCAGCTTTAACGAAACGGTCGGTAAGGAAAAAGGGGTGGTCGTCAAAGGCGTTGTGGACAACAACATGAGCCAGAACAGCGCGGATATCGCTGCGGGCATGGAGGTGGATATTGTTCAGCACGCTTTTGGAATGCTGGACGCTTCCCGTCTGAACCTTGGCTTTAAATCCTACGAGGAGCTGTTTCCAGCGGATGAGCTGGCAGAGCATACGGGCCAGATGATCCCTAATGCGCTGGAGCTTGGAAAAATTGACGGACAGATGTACGGCCTGGCCTTTACCTTCAGCACTCCGATCCTCTATATCAATAAAGGCCTTTTTGAGCAGGCGGGGCTGGACACCACCAACCTTCCAAAAACCTGGGACGATGTCTACAAAGCAGCGGTACAGATCAAGGAAAAGACTGGTAAGGACGGCTTTGGCCTGGCGCCGGATAATGGCTGGATCAGCGAGGGCCTCATCTTCTCGAATGGCGGCGAGGTGCTGAGCAGTGATAAAACCGAGGCGAAGTTTGACAGCCCGGAGGCGGTTGAGGCTTATGAAATGTGGAATAAGCTCTACAGCAGCGGCGCGGCTGTAAAGGGCAGCGATAAGGATGTCATGGATGCTTTTATGGCCGGCAACGTCGCCATAAATCTCCAGTCCACCTCACTGCTCAGCGGTTACCAGAGCGCGGCAAAGGCCGGAGGCTGGGAGCTTTTGGGCGCGGAAATGCCGCAGTTTGGCGGTAAAGCCTCTGTTCCGGTCAACTCTGGAAGCTGTCTGGCGGTCCGTTCAGACGATCCCACCAAGTCCGCGGCCGAGTGGGAGTTTATCAAATACGCCACCGGCAAGGATGGGTATACGATCATCACCTCTGAAATCGGCTATCTGCCACTGCGAATGGACATTACCGAGGACCCGGCTTACCTTAAGGATTTTGTGGATGCCAACCCCATTGTCAAAACAAATCTGAAGCAGCTTGAAAGAATCAAGCCTGTGACCATCTGGCCCGGTACCGGAGCAAAGGAGGAATACCAGGTGTTCCTCGACGCGACCGTCAAGTCCATCACGGAGGGCAATGTTCAGTCTGTTCTGTCAGATGCGGCGAAGCAGATGAATGACCTCCTGAAAAACAATTAA
- a CDS encoding ABC transporter permease subunit yields the protein MLNLLKMEWYRLRKSRWFWGLLAGSAVFGLFMCFSEMNSQSVKAVMAAGQSGGMVIAQMMTEAFIVGGLVSVCAVIYLGRSFTEKTVCLAVEAGYSRRAIFMSKAAAYFILILMDMAAYVLAGGLVVLLRALGSGQAPAGFDSLFGTAVICILASCAVDCAPLLFLVIFRDSAKTTLFAVLSLLLHIFVASAAGLPERLRWVLPVNQLISAMSFDMGSPEWLTAAGINLAFLAVFLGLGCLVFSKRELK from the coding sequence ATGCTTAATCTGTTAAAAATGGAGTGGTACCGGCTCAGGAAATCCCGGTGGTTTTGGGGCTTGCTGGCAGGCAGCGCGGTTTTTGGCCTGTTTATGTGCTTTTCAGAAATGAACAGCCAATCGGTAAAAGCGGTAATGGCTGCGGGACAAAGCGGGGGAATGGTCATTGCCCAGATGATGACAGAAGCTTTTATTGTGGGCGGTCTCGTTTCTGTCTGTGCCGTTATTTACCTGGGAAGGAGCTTCACAGAAAAGACGGTTTGTCTGGCGGTGGAAGCAGGATACAGCCGCCGGGCAATATTTATGAGTAAAGCGGCTGCGTATTTTATCCTCATTTTAATGGATATGGCAGCCTATGTCCTTGCCGGCGGCCTTGTTGTGCTTTTGCGTGCGCTGGGCAGCGGACAGGCTCCGGCGGGGTTTGACAGCCTTTTCGGGACAGCGGTCATTTGCATTCTGGCCAGCTGTGCGGTTGACTGCGCGCCGCTCCTGTTTCTGGTGATTTTCAGGGATTCGGCTAAGACCACGCTGTTTGCAGTTCTTTCATTGCTGCTGCATATTTTTGTGGCATCTGCTGCTGGACTGCCTGAGCGTTTGCGCTGGGTGCTGCCGGTTAACCAACTGATTTCAGCAATGTCTTTTGACATGGGAAGTCCGGAATGGCTGACCGCGGCTGGCATCAATCTTGCTTTTCTGGCGGTGTTCCTGGGTCTGGGCTGCCTGGTTTTTTCAAAGCGTGAGCTGAAATAG
- a CDS encoding ABC transporter ATP-binding protein: MGKIAIEHLVKDFNKTKVLKDISLEIEDGSFTILLGPSGCGKSTLLRIIAGLETPTSGGVFIDDKDVTSSEPKDREIAMVFQNYALYPHMSVFKNVEYGLKIKKIPKEERRKMVDDVLKMVDLTDQAEKLPAQMSGGQRQRVALARAIVKDPRVFLMDEPLSNLDAKLRTQMRFELIEMYKKVKNTFLYVTHDQVEAMSMGTYIVVMNQGEIMQKGTPKEIYTNPANLFVAQFIGAPPANIIDMNHFYLGVRPENIKIGSTGREDAFRLPASVLSKEELGGESIYHLETRFGKVNVKTPTCWNALPPQVELAFERSDAMLFGKDGSRMGVTGDEVQVLENILAS; this comes from the coding sequence ATGGGAAAAATAGCCATAGAACACCTCGTGAAGGATTTCAATAAAACCAAGGTTTTGAAGGATATCTCTCTGGAAATAGAGGACGGCTCCTTCACCATTCTGCTGGGGCCATCAGGCTGCGGGAAGTCAACGCTGCTCCGCATTATCGCGGGCCTTGAGACGCCTACCTCCGGCGGAGTTTTTATCGATGACAAAGATGTAACCAGCAGTGAGCCAAAGGATCGGGAGATCGCCATGGTTTTTCAGAATTATGCTCTTTATCCCCACATGAGCGTTTTTAAAAACGTGGAGTATGGGCTGAAGATTAAGAAAATCCCAAAGGAAGAACGCCGGAAGATGGTGGATGACGTGCTGAAAATGGTTGACCTGACCGACCAGGCGGAAAAGCTGCCTGCCCAGATGTCCGGCGGCCAGCGGCAGCGCGTGGCGCTGGCCCGGGCCATTGTCAAGGACCCGAGGGTTTTTCTCATGGATGAGCCGCTGTCCAATCTGGACGCCAAGCTCAGAACACAGATGCGCTTTGAGCTCATTGAAATGTATAAAAAGGTTAAGAACACCTTTTTATACGTCACCCACGACCAGGTAGAGGCAATGTCCATGGGGACGTATATCGTGGTCATGAACCAGGGTGAGATTATGCAGAAGGGAACCCCGAAAGAAATTTACACCAACCCGGCCAATCTTTTTGTGGCGCAGTTTATCGGTGCGCCGCCGGCCAATATCATCGACATGAATCATTTTTACCTTGGAGTGCGGCCGGAAAATATCAAAATCGGCAGTACCGGCCGGGAGGACGCCTTCCGCCTGCCGGCCTCTGTCCTGTCAAAGGAGGAGCTGGGCGGGGAGTCTATCTATCACCTGGAGACACGCTTCGGCAAGGTTAATGTCAAGACACCAACCTGCTGGAATGCCCTGCCGCCGCAGGTGGAGCTGGCCTTTGAGCGCAGCGACGCCATGCTGTTCGGCAAAGACGGCAGCCGCATGGGCGTGACCGGCGACGAGGTGCAGGTGCT
- a CDS encoding GntR family transcriptional regulator: MKIQNREEDAYRQLKEKILGGELIPGDILSEASLSQRLGMSRTPVRYALKQLEYEGFITYHKNRGISIRETSSHEMVDILEMMILFEHCAVKKVKKGETIFDIPALKRLGDEAQILRNERQYASYIEKTHQYNSCFIASAGNSQLTVVYRTSWERVISTSIYNKMTHPTAIQRKTQTTAGFIHLLTQSIVDEAYDDTERLLDEYFDYARNQILYYGQI, translated from the coding sequence ATGAAAATTCAAAACAGAGAAGAAGACGCCTACAGGCAGCTCAAGGAAAAAATCCTGGGCGGCGAACTGATCCCCGGCGATATCTTATCCGAGGCCTCCCTGTCCCAGCGGCTCGGCATGAGCCGGACGCCTGTGCGTTATGCCCTAAAGCAGCTGGAATATGAAGGCTTTATCACCTATCACAAAAACCGTGGAATCTCTATCCGGGAAACCTCCAGCCACGAAATGGTCGATATTTTGGAAATGATGATCCTGTTTGAACACTGCGCTGTCAAAAAAGTAAAAAAAGGCGAAACCATCTTTGATATTCCCGCCCTGAAGCGCCTTGGCGACGAAGCCCAGATACTCCGCAACGAACGCCAGTATGCGTCTTATATTGAGAAAACCCATCAATACAACAGCTGCTTTATCGCCAGCGCAGGCAACAGCCAGCTGACCGTGGTGTACCGTACCTCCTGGGAGCGCGTGATCAGCACGTCCATCTACAATAAAATGACCCATCCCACAGCCATTCAAAGGAAAACCCAGACCACTGCCGGCTTTATCCATCTGCTCACCCAGTCCATCGTTGATGAAGCCTACGATGATACAGAAAGACTGCTGGACGAATACTTTGATTACGCCAGAAACCAGATTCTTTATTATGGGCAGATATAA
- a CDS encoding metallophosphoesterase → MNTITFAHLSDLHILKDYSNSMFKDMVSNMEKKPCEVLEGISAWLRENAGNLDFVLLTGDLVHEGGSDEYRYLKMLLDEYFDGTPVYPVLGNHDRVAAFHEGYENSAPDTSPVYYAKEIDGLQLIVLDSSVGCDAAHHSGRFDEAQFEFLERALEKEMPRGHIIAFHHPAFDEWADERVSAFGVEGSERLGEIIRGKNILGLLSGHTHENINTTFYGVPAYTAESTAFGVAVNEKGMYMTPAAGFNLCTVTDRTMRVETLTYPPNDRPVTEPIPLEALGQLMKNA, encoded by the coding sequence ATGAATACAATTACTTTTGCGCATCTATCCGATCTGCATATTCTCAAGGACTACAGTAACTCGATGTTTAAGGATATGGTGAGCAACATGGAAAAAAAGCCCTGTGAGGTTCTTGAGGGAATTTCTGCCTGGCTCAGAGAAAATGCCGGTAACCTGGATTTTGTTCTTCTGACCGGGGATCTGGTTCACGAGGGCGGTTCCGACGAATACCGCTACCTGAAAATGCTGCTGGATGAATATTTTGACGGGACACCGGTTTATCCGGTTCTGGGAAATCATGACCGGGTGGCGGCCTTTCATGAGGGCTATGAAAACAGCGCACCTGACACGTCACCGGTGTACTATGCAAAAGAAATTGACGGGCTTCAGCTTATCGTGCTGGATTCCAGTGTGGGCTGTGACGCTGCACATCATTCCGGACGCTTTGACGAAGCGCAGTTTGAATTCCTTGAAAGGGCACTGGAAAAGGAAATGCCCCGCGGACATATCATCGCTTTTCACCATCCGGCCTTTGACGAATGGGCGGATGAGCGGGTCAGCGCCTTTGGCGTGGAGGGCTCTGAACGGCTCGGCGAAATTATCAGAGGAAAAAATATCCTGGGACTGCTGAGCGGGCACACCCATGAAAATATCAATACCACGTTTTACGGCGTGCCGGCTTACACGGCTGAGAGCACGGCCTTCGGCGTGGCTGTCAACGAAAAGGGCATGTACATGACCCCGGCGGCGGGCTTTAACCTCTGCACGGTAACAGACCGGACCATGCGGGTCGAGACCCTGACTTATCCGCCGAATGACCGGCCTGTTACAGAGCCCATTCCTCTGGAAGCACTTGGACAGCTGATGAAAAACGCGTAA
- a CDS encoding carbohydrate ABC transporter permease codes for MKATTIKAGRKASSGIKHALLILLSFIAVFPLYWMIVSSFKNEAEIFGSALLPTAPTLNNYLYAFESMPIWRMLGNSIVMSVLMTVLQLCTSLLAAYALTRWDFRGKKLIYGLLSLCWLIPVQAIMIPNYVTIVNMGLKENLLGIVLPTAATAFAILNLFQVFEAFPRALIDAARMDGDSEWGILTRVILPNIKASVASLGILLFINSWNDYMWPMLITSKLENAPIQIGLRTFVSSDTNMWGALMAATTISCIPILLLYLFMQRQIVDSFVKWGIK; via the coding sequence ATGAAAGCGACAACCATAAAAGCCGGCCGTAAGGCTTCGAGCGGAATAAAGCACGCGCTGCTGATCCTGCTCAGCTTTATCGCGGTATTTCCACTGTACTGGATGATTGTTTCCTCCTTTAAAAATGAGGCGGAGATTTTTGGCTCGGCTCTGCTGCCCACAGCGCCGACCCTCAATAATTATCTCTATGCGTTTGAGAGCATGCCCATCTGGCGGATGCTCGGGAACTCCATTGTCATGTCCGTTTTGATGACCGTTCTGCAGCTCTGCACCAGCCTGCTGGCTGCCTATGCGCTGACACGGTGGGACTTCAGGGGCAAAAAGCTGATCTATGGGCTTCTGAGCCTCTGCTGGCTCATACCTGTGCAGGCCATCATGATTCCGAATTATGTGACCATTGTCAATATGGGGCTTAAGGAAAACCTGCTGGGCATTGTGCTGCCCACCGCGGCCACCGCCTTTGCCATTCTCAATCTTTTTCAGGTTTTTGAAGCCTTTCCAAGGGCGCTCATCGACGCGGCCAGGATGGATGGCGACAGTGAGTGGGGGATTCTGACCCGCGTTATTCTGCCAAATATCAAAGCGTCGGTAGCCTCTCTGGGAATTTTACTGTTTATCAATTCCTGGAATGACTACATGTGGCCCATGCTCATTACCTCAAAGCTGGAAAACGCGCCGATACAGATCGGCCTGCGCACCTTTGTCAGCTCAGACACCAACATGTGGGGCGCCTTGATGGCCGCCACCACGATTTCATGTATTCCCATTCTGCTGCTCTACCTCTTTATGCAGCGGCAGATTGTTGACTCTTTTGTGAAATGGGGGATTAAATAA
- a CDS encoding tyrosine-protein phosphatase translates to MLNYKEYQIELDGCHNFRDLGGFPAAGDATCYEVAYRSDALGELSKRDIACMKDLGISTIIDLRTPEERSAVPDVVASDADFDYITLSLMDQSAASLEDITQLPALTDLYISLLENQSAGFKKIGQIILDAPGGVVFHCTAGKDRTGVTAALLLGLAGVERPLIVDSYAKSAGLMRKKFRQMQPANLPKSEAMDLVAARLLGSEPEYMETTLNYLERRFKSAGHYFQEAGLSAGETADLRERLVKGA, encoded by the coding sequence ATGCTTAACTATAAAGAATATCAGATTGAACTGGACGGCTGCCACAACTTCCGGGATCTTGGCGGTTTTCCGGCAGCCGGGGACGCGACCTGCTATGAGGTGGCTTACCGTTCCGATGCGCTGGGAGAGCTGTCCAAAAGGGATATTGCCTGTATGAAGGATTTGGGAATATCCACAATTATTGACCTGAGAACACCAGAGGAAAGAAGCGCGGTGCCGGATGTGGTGGCCTCGGACGCGGATTTTGACTATATCACGCTGTCCCTCATGGATCAAAGCGCTGCCAGTCTGGAGGACATCACCCAGCTGCCAGCGCTGACGGATTTATACATCAGCCTGCTGGAAAACCAGTCCGCCGGATTTAAAAAAATCGGCCAGATTATTTTAGACGCACCAGGCGGCGTGGTATTCCACTGTACGGCGGGCAAAGACCGCACCGGAGTGACCGCAGCGTTATTGCTTGGCCTGGCCGGCGTGGAACGCCCGCTCATTGTGGACAGCTACGCCAAAAGCGCAGGGCTCATGCGGAAAAAATTCCGGCAGATGCAGCCTGCCAACCTGCCCAAAAGTGAAGCGATGGACCTGGTGGCAGCCCGGCTTCTGGGCTCAGAGCCTGAATATATGGAAACAACACTGAACTATCTGGAGCGCCGCTTTAAAAGTGCAGGACACTATTTTCAGGAAGCGGGTTTGTCGGCCGGTGAGACCGCCGATTTGAGAGAAAGGCTTGTGAAAGGAGCATAA